The Mauremys reevesii isolate NIE-2019 linkage group 3, ASM1616193v1, whole genome shotgun sequence genomic sequence CTAAAACTTCTCTGTGGGGATGTCCAGCTGTTAACTTAAACTGAATAAGGCCAAAACTGAGCTTCTGATCTTTTCCTGATCCCACATCTCTGCTCTCCCCCCTCATCACCATGTATACCACCACGATCCTCCCAGTCACTCAGGCCTGTAATTTCAGCATCATCTTTGACCTGGCCCTCTTTCTAGACCCATACCTCCTTGTTGTGTTTAAGTGTTCCAACTTCTTACAGAACGATCCAGAGATCCAGCATTTTCTGTCTGTCCAGACTACCAAAGTTTCTCTTCCAGGCCCTTATGTTGTACCTCAAGTACTGTCATCTCCTTCTCTAGCTTACCTTGTCCTCCCCTTAGGTCCAGTCAAAACATTCCTGCGAGCATTATCTTCCTAGCTCCTTGTCTGCTCATGGCCCCCACCTCCACTTcacatccctccactggcttcccaCCACAACCTTGTCTGTGCCTTTATGGCCCTTCACCATTTAGCACCAATCAGATCTATCTGATCACATTGATGACCCCTGCCTTCACTCTACCACTCAATTCCTGCCACTCTGCTTTTCCTACAAGCCCTTCTCAGCACTACCTCTTCTCCATGCCACTCCTTAGTTGGAGGGAAACACTCCATCAAAATCCATATGGTCACCATGTTATCCTACTTCAAATCCCTACTTAAAACTTTCCACTCTCCATGAAGCCTACAAATCACTGCCAGCTGATCATTACTGGCATGTGGTAAGCCAGACTACTGCCTACTATTCATGCTGCCGCTGTGTGAAGGAACACAGTCTCATTCACTGAAGAAGCTGGAAGAAGGCTACAGAAGGAAAACAACTGCTCTAGTGCTTAAGGCTCTAGACTGGAATCAGGAGAACTGGGATTATCCCGGACTTTGCTACAGATTTCCCATGTGCTGTTGGGCACCTCACTTACACCAGAACTTTTGGACAAGAGAGTCAAAGGCCCTTAGCAACAGAGCATTTAGGATGTTGTAGCAACAGCTGGATTATGACGACAGCATAGTGTAGAACCTGTGACATCAGCATGGCAGTTTGCACAAATCTGGGTTTGAACTTTGTGCTGATATCTAGATTAAACTGGGGCAGCTGGTGTTGAGTTTTCTGCATGGGACAGTGAAAGACTTGTAAAACTGTGGCTACTGCCTGTGAATTCAGCATTATCCAGCCTCATTTCTGTCTCCTCTAGCTTTGTACCTAAGACCTCTATGGTAAGAGTAATAGTTTTCTGCAGTTTATTTTCTTCACCTTCTGTCATAGGCTTTAAAATATAACTCCAGGGAAGAGTTTCACATTTTCTCTCTACAGATATTTTATTCAAAGCTCTTGCGTATGCTTCTTGCATACATTATGTAAATAGTGTGGCTTTCCATAAGCCTAGAGGGCAGACCTGTCAGTGGCATGATCCCTACATAACTCCTGGGTCTGCTGAAAGCCATTCAACCCATTCTGCTGCTGTTATTTAGCCTATTACTAATCCCCAGACAGGGAGGCGTCTCATCTTCATTGGCATCTCATATTTATGAACTGACAGAAATTAATTCAGAGTAGCAAAACATTTCTCTCCTGGCCAGATACATCTAAGATGGTAGCAGAGTATCATGACTCCATGGTTCTAAGGGGACGCTAATTTCATATCTGATCGACCACCATCCACTAGACTTGAATCAGAGATTTGTCCCCTATGTTTTTTCTTCATTGACTTTCTAACTGACCCACAGTTGAAGTGTTCTAAGGCCATGGGTTTTAGTCCAGCGCTTTGATCTGGTTATGGGGCAGGGTTAGGTCCCATCTACTCAGATTTGGGGTCAGGGAGGGGAAGTTTACTTGACTACTGACTGCATCTGAAGTTGAGGAGAAAGAGGGGGAAAATGTGGAAGACATAACAGAGCATGTAGAACTATGACAAGTCAGGGGGACAAAGTTTTGTGGGGGAGCCCCTCTTGCCCCATAGCAAATGCTGCTGCTTTTCACCACAATGTAAGTGGAGCCTCTGACTTTCTAGTAGTTCAGACAGGGCTTTGAATAGTCAAGTGTAGTAGCTTTCTATATATAGTTGGGCTGCCAGCCTGCATCTGGCTCAGCTGAGCTGGGTGAAAAACATTTACCAGAAGATTGTTTCAATAGTTTGTATCAGTTAAATAGGAGTGGATGATTTTCCCTGATCTATGGACTAGGACACCCCTGAAAATACATCGTCAGGGACATCTGGGGTGACAGAGCCACCAGACATTAGGGATCAGGACCTGCGCATGGAGACTAATTCACAGGCAGAACTGGATTCTCTGCAACCAGAACATATTACCAATGATGGTGAGATCAACAcctgggtggagatggagcagccAAACTCTAGGATGGCTCAAGTGGCTGAGACTGAGCTGGAGAAGATGCGGCTGGATATGGAGCTGACTATGCTGAAATACCAATATGAGGAGAAGGAAAAGCAGCGGCAGCACAAAGAGAAGATGGAGCAGATGCGTCTGCAGTCACCATCTGGATATGTGAGTACAGGTGACAGTGTAAACAGGGGGAGGCATGACCCAGATGTGTGTTTTCCACATGGTCCAAgtttaaaatatttccaaatcTCCACAAAGGTTAATTTGAGAAAACTTCCATTCAGTCAGAGTCAAACCCAAAAATGTGAACTCACAACAGGATCTTACACATTAACTCCAGAGACTTAAAAAAATACACTGGAGAAAAGTTCATagatcatagaatgtcagggttggaagggacctcaggaggtcatctagtccaacctcctgctcaaagcaatccccagacagatttttgccccagatccctaaatagccccctcaaggattgagctcacaactctggctttagcaggccagtgctcaaaccactgagctatccctcccccctttagtCTGCTATTACTTGTACTAGTTACTGGTTTGCCTGCTAGATAGAGCGAGGTAAGAGTGGCTtcccgggcagggccggctctaggctccAGCATCCCAAGTATGTGTTTGGggcagcacttttcaaggggtGGCACTCCGGCCCTTTTTTGATTTGGCAGCAGCACTCTGGCTTTTGCGTGTGCGcatgcgtgcttggggcggcaaaaaacctggagcctgGTCAGCCATATGaatgcattttttccccctcactggttGAATAGTTTAGTACTCCAATTTCTCCCCTTCAAGAGGAATTATAGatcaaaacaaacaccacaagagaAGTCCAGCATTCTCCTGATGGACCAGGCACTTTTCTTCCCTTCACCCTCTGCCAGAAGCTCAGACCCTGGGATCTGGGAATAAAGGAAGCAAGACCCATTGTACAAGCCCCTcttgaaaacctccccaaactCCTTCTATATGGGTGAAAAGTAGCTTATACAGCCAGCCCCTTCCCAGAATTCCTCACCAGAATCTAACTCCCATGGTCCCTCTGCACTACAAATCCCAGAATTTCTTCATTTTCATCAGGAACACAGAATAGGACAGAATCTGGACTCTACTTGAAGGGGCCAGCATACTCTATGGCTCAGGGATAGAAATTTCTACAGTGGAGCCTGTCAAAGAGGTCCTGTGACCTAAATTCCCTATAAGCTGTGGGGCCACATTTATTTAGTGCTGCACAGGCACTCAGGAAAGCTGCCCAGAGACCAGCCAGGGGacgggcacccctcccccagacccATCCTAACCAAGCCCCAGACCTGCTGCAGCCCAGCCTCAGGGCCCAGGCATGACCCAGGCCCAGACCTCAGGCCCAGGAAGGGGTGCATCTCCTGCAGCTGAAGCTCAGAAGCTGCTGCAGGTGGAGGGAAGAGATGCCTCTGACTCCCCCAGCCCAGATGCTGCTGCAAGCagtgtgggggaaggagagctCTCCTTTGCCAGAGCCCTCATGCCCCAACCCTGTctcctcctacactccaaacccctcatccccactaCACGAATTTTGTTGTGCGATATTGGTGCACACTACAAAATTAATTCCGCACATGGgttggaaaaattagagggaacacggCCTGTGACTAGAACAGATTGAGGGTGTGTTCTAAAGAATTAGAGGGATGGTTAAAGGACCAAACCCCAAGTGTAGCAAAGCAAACAGGTGTGATAGTTGATCTGAACAGCAGGTGCTATGCCCATAGAAAAATGAGAGAAACAGCAGGATCTGAAGGAACAGGCCAGATAGCAGTTCACTTGTAGGGAAACCCAATTAGCTCTGAACTTAAGACACATTGTGTCCAAACTAATGGCTGCAAATGGGGAAAGGTGATGCCTAAAACTGCCAAACCAATAGGAAAAATGGAGCAAGTGTTGCTGAGATCTGCTATTACAGCCCTGATGGGCAACCCTTCAATAGGTAAACTGCCCCTCTTTCTTTCAGTAGCACACATTGAGCAGGTACTGTTGAACGGAAAGATACTGCTTAAGGTTGAAGTTGCAGATGATAACTTTATGCTGTACAAGATTCACCAGTTAAATTCATTTCCACATGAAGGCATTAGGGATCATGAAATAGCTAGCTCTCCTGATGGCTCAAATATGTCTCAGATGGGAAGAGGGAAAATGAGTACCATTCCCCCACCCTGAAAAGGAGTAACCTGTACCTGTGTTATTGGGAATTACTATGACATTATTTACCCTACTAGCATGTGCAGTCTCTCAAAGTGAATTCAGGAATCTATCAGTGGCAAGGACAGAATGGAAAAAGCCTGGCCTAATTCAGCCCTCAAGTAAATAAAAGGAGCTCCTCAGATGCTCCTGCTTACATCAAGGCTGAATTTGGCCATATGTcctcaatataaaaaaaaaagttagggaGAGAAGTAACTGCTGGAATTCCTGTGTTAGCACATAAAGCAGCTGCCAAGTGTTTAATAGACTTAAAGTCCATCTTGACTGAAGAAAAAATAAGTATAGAGGTACCCGGAACTTGGAGTGTTGTGCTGACCAGAAGTTGTGGAAGGCTATTCTGGGAGACTGGGTTCACATACCAAGAGTGACCCCCTGCAAGAGAGGGAAAAGAATAGGAAATGGGTAACAGTTCACATTTGAGTGGTTTGTGCACAAATTGCTAGCAATTAGTTTAACTGGTTATCCAGGCATTAAAAGAAAAATTCGTAGGATAATTTTTTTCCACCCTGCTGTTTATAAAGAATGATCAGAGCATTACTGAACCTGTCTGAGATGCCCAAAGCAGAAAGATAGCAGGAGATACAAGTACAACAACTATGGAGCCCAGCCCTACATCAAACAACCTTTCTAGACTCATAGCCAAGAATTTTGGGAGTCCTGAGTATATGACAATCAGCACAGGCCAAGCGGTTCCACAGCTCAGTCTAATTCATCTCTCTGTTCAAACAGAATTGCACTGGGTCTCAATCTGAGAGTTTGTCCATGCATCATATCAGTGACAGTTTATGGTCACAAAGGCAAGGAACATGAGCAGAGGAGTCTTTTCACATGGCATATATAACATGGCCCTTCAATATCACATTTCTGCCCCTTTGTCCACAGCCTGCTGAAGGATGCCAGGACCTCCTCAGGCCCCAGAACCAATTTGCTTTGTTCCTGTATTGCTTCATCTTCATACACGTTATCTACACAGCAAGGGaattgttgctcttctttgttaAGAAGCACCACCTATTCATCATTGTGGTTACCTtgttatatttaattaaaaagctCTGGGATTATTTGTGTTGCTTTGTTCTTCCTCTGCAAGGTCTACATTGGTTGAAGCCTCTGATTGGTATCCACAGCGTTCTGATAGTAAGGTGATAGGCACCATATACAAGGATTAGAGAAGTGTAATAtgaagccaaattttcaaaagtagccaCTGATTTTTTAATTACGTCACTGTTTGTCTTGGCCTCCCTATGCCATAAATGTCACTGCTGTTGATATTGATGGACAGTTGTGCAGAATTGTCCCTCTAATCCAGCATGGTTAGAAGTTAGACATGCTAACAATTTATTAGGTCATTAGATTGCCCTCTTGAGAGCTAACTCAGAATTTTCATACAGTTTATTCTCCAGTTGCATTTTAGATGTTCCAAGCAAAAAGACCTGCATTTCCTGTGGGAAGTTATTCCACAGTATCACTCCTCTCACCTTTGAGGAGTTTCTTCTGATTTTTCCATTTCCCAGTTTCATGCCTTTATTTCCAATTACACTGCAGGGCTCAAAGTAAATCGCTAAAGGGGAAAGCAGGCAGTAGGCTGAGAAAGGGGTGTCAGGAGCACTCAAGGGAGATGGGATAGAGAAGAAGCCAATAGGAGAAAGGAACTGAGTTCCCATTTCAAGCCCTGATGCCTTGTTGGGAATCAGTGTAAGGAAGTGTTGTAGTCTTCCCTTGCTTTTgccaaaattgaaacaaaaacgGAATGAGGTCAAAATGAACATTTAGTTTTgacctaacttttttttttttaaactttctgatTCACCAAAATTTTTGGAAAATTTAATTGTCAGTTCAACAAGAAAcgtttccccaccccccacttttcAGAACTAAAAAAGTTTGTTATTCACCCAGTTCTAGTGCAGAAAAATTTGTCATCCACACCAGGCCAGCTCTGCCCCTACCCTCTTCCTGTTCCCTTTAATGAACCAGAGCCAGCAGCAGTGCTACCATGGAGCAATGCTAAAACTACCAATCCAGATTATTCCTGATGCCTATCAGTAGGACTAGGCTCCTTGGAGTGTTTAATTTGTAATCAAAGAGGTGCcaaggctcaagcaattttttgaTTTACTTTTATAACTGATGTAGTAagtccagaggtgccagggctatgaactgccaagcctggaggtgctggggctcagcgcTGCCACAAATTAAGCATTGTCTTCTTGTGCCTTTGATCAGGGCCGGGCTCAATCTATCCCTTTGGTGAGAGTCataaaaatcaaataattttgATAGTTTGTGTCCCACAGAAGGAGAAATATACATGTTCTACAAATCTAAGACTGGGTACAATgattccctccccccaacattcACATGTGATGGCTTCCATCAGGACCACACCTCACCAGGGATTGAGCCGGGGATTGCCAGAGTGGAAAGCATGAATCTCTACAGCCTGATTTTAAAAGCCAGGCTCTTAGACTGAGAATTACTGCAATATCACATCCTCTATGGGTCAAGCACAGAGGGAGATTCATAGCCACACACACTGATCATTAGTTTACAATATTTGTAGCTTACTTCCTTTGGGTTGAGCTCATTCCCCCACCGTCTGAGGCCTGCTGCCATTTGAATCCCAACATGTCCCTATTTATGTAATGCTGATATTTTGGCCGGCACAGGGTATTGAATAAGGAACCTGCAGCATTAAACACAGGAATTGCTATAGGTTGTGCTAAAGAGCCTACCTTTAGAGGTGTTATAGCAGAGTCATATCCTTGGATAGGGCATCTGGGGGACACCATACATTCTCCAGGGTGTTACACACACTCGTAAGTATGATTGGATTTGCCCTGTCTTGCTCTGCTGCCTGTCCCATATAGAGACTCTCAGTCTAAAAGCAGGGCACAGTATCTCTCCAACTTCTTCATATCAACAATGACTCAGCATGATTCCAttaaagagtcttgtggcaccttatagactaacagacgttttggagcatgagcttttgagggtgaatacccacttagtcagctgcatgtagtggaaatttccagggacaggtatatataagcaagcaagaagcaggctagagataatgaggttagttcagtcagggaggatgaggccctgttctagcagctgaggtgtgaaaaccaagagaggagaaactggttttgtagttggcaagccattcacagtctttgtttaatcctgagttgatggtgtcaaatttgcagatgaactgaagctcagcagtttctctttgaagtctggtcctgaagtttttttgctgcaggatggccaccttaagatctgctattgtgtggccagggaggttgaagtgttctcctacaggtttttgtatattgccattcctaatataggatttgcgtccatttatccttttccatagagactgtccagtttggccgatgtacatagcagaggggcattgctggcatatgatggcatatattacattggtggacatgcaggtgaatgaactggtgatggtgtggctgatctggttaggtcctgtgatggtgtcgctggtgtagatgtgggcagagttggcatcgaggtttgttgcatggattgattCCTGaattagagttactatggtgcagtgtgcagttactggtgagaatatgcttcaggttggcaggttgtctgtgggcgggAGGTCCACCTCCTAGATACCatgtgcaaataagtgatggtcacattaacaccaccctataccgaaaacctaccgaccgctatgcctaacttcatgcctccagcttccatcccgggcacgccacatgatccattgtctacagccaagcactgaggtacaaccgtatctgctctaacccctcagacagagaccaacacctacaaaatctccatcaaggaTTTCCAAAACGATaatacccgcacaaggaaataaggaaacagatcaagagagccagacatgtacccagaagcctcctactgcaagacaaacccaagaaagaaaccaacaggactccactggccatcacatacagtccccagctaaaacccctccaacgcatcatcagggatctacaacccatcctggacaatgatcccacactgtcacaggccttgggtggcaggccagtcctcgcccacagaaaACCTGAAGCATATAATACGCCATCATacgccagcaatgtccctctgctatgtacattggccaaactggacagtctctatggaaaaggataaatggacacaaatcagatattaggaatggcaatatacaaaaacctgtaggagaacacttcaacctccctggccacacaatagcagatcttaaggtggccatcctgcagcaaaaaaacttcaggaccagacttcaaagagaaactgctgaactccagtt encodes the following:
- the LOC120400571 gene encoding transmembrane protein 247-like, which encodes MDTPENTSSGTSGVTEPPDIRDQDLRMETNSQAELDSLQPEHITNDGEINTWVEMEQPNSRMAQVAETELEKMRLDMELTMLKYQYEEKEKQRQHKEKMEQMRLQSPSGYPAEGCQDLLRPQNQFALFLYCFIFIHVIYTARELLLFFVKKHHLFIIVVTLLYLIKKLWDYLCCFVLPLQGLHWLKPLIGIHSVLIVR